From one Cucurbita pepo subsp. pepo cultivar mu-cu-16 chromosome LG17, ASM280686v2, whole genome shotgun sequence genomic stretch:
- the LOC111778420 gene encoding nodal modulator 3-like, whose product MVLKATAIFFAILLYSISVASADSIHGCGGFVEASSSLIKSRKPNDGKLDYSHITVELRTVDGLVKDRTQCAPNGYYFIPVYDKGSFVITINGPEGWSWNPDKVPVLVDDTGCNGNEDINFRFTGFTLSGRVTGAVGGESCSNLNGGPANVNVELLSPSGDVVSSALTSSEGNYVFSNIIPGVYNLRASHPDLKVEARGSTEVELGFGNSIVNDIFNVPGYDVRGFVVAQGNPILGVHFYLFSDDVKEVDCPQGPGNAPGQRKALCHAVSDADGMFRFQAIPCGRYELLPYYKGENTIFDVSPSIISVNVEHQHITISKKFQVTGFSVGGRVVDANDVGVEGVKVIVDGHERAVTDKEGFYKLDQVTSGHYTIEARKEHFKFNKLENYLVLPNMVSVADIKATFYDVCGVVQTIGDGYKTKVALTHGPENVKPQVKQTDKSGKFCFEVPPGEYRLSAMAISPESAPGLLFSPSYVDVTVKSPLLNVAFSQALVNIHGSVTCKERCGASVSIALQRLAGNLISEKKTISLTDESNEFLFQDVIPGKYRIEASHSSIQGVVGKDDWCWVHNSIEVDVGIEDVHGIQFIQKGYWVNVVSTHDVDAYISQMDGPLMNLKIKKGSQYICVESPGVHEVQFSNSCISFGSSSTKIDTLKLEPIYLSGEKFLLKGQINVDPVSLGVYELPESILLNIVGAGGSVIDNTEAKLTSDAKDQSNSALYEYSVWASSGEELTFVPVDTRNQERKILFYPRWHHVSVKNDGCQDSIPMFFGRLGLYIEGSVSPPLSGVHIRIIAAGDSSIASLKSGELVLETATDIDGSFVGGPLYDDITYRAEAMKPGYHLERVGPYSFSCQKLGQISVKIYSRDNSEEPIPSVLLSLSGDNGYRNNSVSNAGGVFLFNDLFPGTFYLRPLLKEYAFSPAAQTIELDSGESKEVNFQATRVAYSAIGVVTLLSGQPKEGVSIEARSETKGYYEETKTDALGNYRLRGLLPETNYIIRVVQREDQGSARIERASPGAITVKVVSEDIKGLDFLVFERPELTILSGYVEGKKIVGLKSGLQVEIKSASETSKVASVFPLPLSNFFQVKGLPKGKYLVQLRSSEPSSTIKFESSIIEADLEENNQINVGPLTYKYESYHHKQDLTAAPLLPLVSGIFVIILFFSVPRIKDFYQATVGSSASSGFAVTTKKEPRKSVLRKKTY is encoded by the exons ATGGTGCTCAAAGCAACTGCAATATTCTTTGCGATCTTACTATATTCAATTTCTGTCGCTTCCGCTGATTCAATCCATGGTTGCGGCGGATTCGTCGAG GCAAGTTCGTCCTTAATCAAGTCCAGGAAGCCGAATGACGGAAAGTTGGATTATTCTCATATTACG GTTGAGCTTCGAACAGTGGATGGGCTAGTCAAGGATAGGACTCAGTGTGCTCCTAATGGCTATTACTTCATTCCGGTGTATGATAAG GGCTCCTTTGTAATTACGATAAATGGACCAGAAGGGTGGTCTTGGAACCCGGATAAG GTTCCTGTTCTTGTTGATGACACTGGGTGCAATGGGAATGAAGACATAAATTTTCGTTTCACAgg GTTTACACTATCCGGTAGAGTTACAGGTGCTGTTGGGGGAGAGAGctgttcaaatttgaatggtGGTCCCGCAAATGTAAACGTCGAACTTTTGTCACCTAGTGGCGATGTTGTATCTTCAGCATTAACTTCATCTGAAGGGAATTATGTCTTCTCAAATATTATTCCAG GGGTATATAACTTGCGTGCTTCACATCCCGACTTAAAAGTTGAAGCTAGAGGTTCCACAGAG GTGGAATTGGGCTTTGGAAACAGTATTgtcaatgatatttttaatgtcCCAGGTTATGATGTTCGTGGATTTGTTGTTGCTCAG GGAAACCCGATATTGGGagttcatttttatttgttctcAGACGATGTCAAAGAGGTTGATTGTCCACAAGGTCCTGGTAATGCTCCTGGACAAAGAAAAGCTCTATGTCATGCTGTATCTGATGCTGATGGGATGTTCAGATTCCAAGCAATACCCTGCG GCCGTTACGAGCTTTTGCCGTACTACAAGGGtgaaaatactatttttgATGTTTCACCTAGCATCATTTCTGTGAATGTTGAGCATCAACACATtacaatttctaaaaaatttcag GTTACTGGATTTTCTGTTGGGGGCCGTGTTGTTGATGCAAATGATGTAGGAGTCGAAGGTGTCAAAGTTATAGTGGATGGTCATGAAAGAGCTGTCACTGACAAGGAAGGATTCTATAAGCTTGATCag gTAACTTCTGGCCATTATACCATTGAAGCTAGAAAGGAGCACttcaaattcaacaaattggAGAACTATTTG GTACTGCCAAACATGGTTTCTGTTGCTGATATCAAAGCAACTTTTTATGATGTCTGTGGTGTTGTTCAGACTATTGGAGATGGTTACAAGACCAAG GTAGCATTGACTCATGGGCCAGAAAATGTTAAACCTCAAGTCAAACAAACAGACAAAAGTGGCAAATTCTGTTTCGAG GTCCCACCTGGTGAATATCGCCTGTCTGCTATGGCAATTTCTCCAGAAAGTGCTCCTGGACTATTGTTCTCGCCATCTTATGTTGATGTTACAGTCAAAAGCCCCTTGCTGAATGTTGCTTTTTCACAG GCCCTAGTCAATATACATGGTTCTGTAACATGCAAAGAGAGATGTGGTGCATCAGTATCTATTGCCCTTCAGAGATTGGCTGGTAATCTTATTAGTGAAAAGAAGACTATCAGTTTGACAGATGAGAGTAATGAGTTTCTATTTCAAGATGTCATCCCTGGAAAATACAGGATAGAG GCTTCACACTCATCCATTCAAGGCGTGGTTGGTAAAGATGATTGGTGCTGGGTGCACAATTCAATTGAAGTGGATGTCGGCATTGAGGATGTACATGGAATTCAATTTATTCAAAAAGGTTACTGGGTTAATGTTGTATCTACTCATGATGTGGATGCTTATATTTCTCAAATGGATGGGCCACTTATGAACTTGAAAATCAAG AAAGGTTCCCAGTACATATGCGTGGAATCTCCTGGAGTGCACGAAGTTCAGTTTTCCAACTCTTGTATCTCTTTTGGGAGCTCATCAACTAAAATAGACACATTAAAACTAGAG CCGATCTATTTGAGTGGAGAAAAATTTCTACTAAAGGGGCAAATTAATGTTGATCCAGTCTCACTTGGAGTATATGAATTACCTGAAAGTATTCTGTTGAACATTGTTGGTGCGGGAGGCAGTGTGATTGATAATACTGAAGCCAAACTTACCTCCGATGCCAAGGATCAATCAAATTCTGCCTTGTATGAGTACTCTGTCTGGGCCAGCTCTGGAGAGGAACTCACATTTGTTCCTGTGGATACCAG GAATCAGGAGAGGAAGATCTTGTTTTATCCTAGATGGCATCAT GTATCGGTGAAAAATGATGGATGTCAAGATTCTATTCCTATGTTTTTTGGTCGGCTGGGTTTATATATTGAAGGATCAGTTTCTCCCCCTCTTTCTGGGGTTCATATCAGGATTATTGCTGCTGGAGATAGTTCCATTGCTTCCCTCAAGAGTGGGGAGTTGGTACTTGAAACTGCCACTGATATCGACGGTTCATTTGTTGGGGGTCCTTTATATGATGACATAACTTACAGAGCTGAGGCTATGAAG CCTGGCTATCATCTGGAGCGTGTTGGACCTTATTCGTTTTCATGTCAGAAGCTTGGTCAAATTTCTGTGAAAATTTATTCTAGAGATAATAGTGAAGAACCGATTCCTTCAGTGCTGTTATCTCTGAGTGGTGACAACGGTTATAGAAACAATTCAGTGTCAAATGCTGGTGGAGTATTCCTTTTCAATGATCTTTTCCCTGGAACTTTCTATTTGCGTCCGCTACTGAAG GAGTATGCTTTCTCACCGGCAGCTCAGACAATAGAACTTGATTCTGGGGAATCCAAAGAAGTTAATTTCCAGGCTACCCGTGTGGCTTACAG TGCTATAGGCGTGGTGACGCTACTATCTGGCCAACCAAAAGAAGGTGTTTCGATTGAAGCCAGATCAGAAACAAAGGGTTATTATGAGGAAACGAAGACAGATGCACTCGGAAATTATCGTTTGAGGGGACTGCTCCCTGAGACAAATTACATCATAAGAGTGGTTCAAAGAGAGGATCAGGGCAGTGCCAGAATTGAGCGTGCATCTCCTGGAGCAATAACTGTCAAG GTTGTATCAGAGGATATTAAGGGATTGGATTTTCTGGTCTTTGAACGTCCTGAATTGACCATTTTGAGTGGCTATgttgaaggaaagaaaattgtgGGACTAAAGTCAGGTTTGCAAGTGGAAATCAAGTCAGCTAGTGAGACATCTAAAGTCGCCTCCGTATTCCCTTTGCcactttcaaacttttttcaggtaaagggcTTACCTAAGGGTAAGTACCTTGTGCAGCTACGATCTAGTGAGCCGTCAAGCACCATCAAATTCGAGTCTAGCATAATTGAGGCTGACTTGGAGGAGAATAATCAAATTAACGTGGGCCCACTAACATACAAATATGAAAGTTATCACCACAAACAG GACCTTACTGCTGCACCGTTGCTCCCGCTCGTTAGCGGAATCTTTGTGATTATACTTTTCTTCAGCGTTCCAAG AATTAAAGATTTTTACCAAGCCACGGTGGGCTCATCAGCATCATCTGGATTCGCTGTAACTACAAAGAAAGAACCACGGAAATCAGTTCTGAGAAAAAAGACATACTAA